The genomic DNA aagaggacgtAGATGTTGAGCCCTGGGAAGCGGGCGAGGATGAAGGGAGACCAGCTGAAGGCGAAGACGGTGCCGACGTAGGCGAGCAGCATGCCTGCCTTACGTCCGATTCTAAAGGATGCGTTAGTCTCGTGTGCTCATTGACATACTCTAATGGTTGAATGGAGATAGAGAGGGAAGATGTGTGTGTAggtgggtgtgggtgggtgagtAAGAGTACGAGAGAGAAGGTGAGTTGAGATTGAAAGCAATAGTGAAAGTGAGAGTGACAATGAAAACAAGAGTGAGACTCACCTATCCGACAAGACACCATAAGGGAACGCTACGAGCATGTTGACGACGGCCCCGATGAGCGACTGCCATCCCCCTAGCCACGCGAGGTCCTTCTGCACCTCATCGACCTTGCACTCCATCTCGGGGATCAGCTCGGACGGGTCCCGGCCGTAGTGCTTGTGGCAgatgtcgtcctcgacgaggcgcatCAGCGGCATCATGAGCAGCATGCCCTTGCACGTGAGGGCGAACTTGAGCAGCGCGAGCATCAGGATGATGGCGCGCGGCGACCGGACCCGAAACGGCGCCAGCAGGCCATCGAGGCGCGCGAAGCACGCGCGGAGGCccgaggcgacgacggcgtggacggggcggccgccgacctccCATCCGGGCACCGAGAGCCGGCGTCTCCatttcggcggcggcgaccaggtGAAGGCGCGGGAGCCGGCGGGGGACAGaagggcgtcctcgtcgtcgtctgtcGGGAGGACACCTTCGTGTTCCGAGTATGtgctgaggaggaggtcTTCGTCCCCCTCGTCCGATATACGTGGCATCTTTCAGACCCTTTTTCTTCGTTTCACTTGCGATGGCCCAGAGTGTAGAGTTGAAGGAAGTGCCATCTGCAATTTCAGGGAAGAAGCCAAGTCCAAGTAGTCACGAAGAAAGAGATGAAAGACCCGTCCGGCTCGTAAAGGGAGGGTCCCGGTGCTGACGAGGCCCCTGGGGAAAAAGATGTAACAGATTCCGCCTGCCAAGCCCGGTCCTTTTCAGCTGGCTGGAGCCAGCGGCCTAGGGGTCGTACCTCCCCGAAGCTTACCCCTCTGGTAGTGGGGGACGCCTTGGGATAATGTTAAGGATACACTTTGATCATCGTGATGTTTTCCACGGTGATCAGCATGAGTCAAGGTAGCTTCCTAACACCTCCCCCTAATCTCAGCTATCAACAAGCTCTGCCGATCCCTTGCTCGCACGTATTCGGGAGTGACCGATGGCTAATTTCAGCTGTGCAGAAGCATGTTTAGAGTGTTTTACTCTCATCCAAAATTTACTTCGTGTAGACAGTAGTTAACTGCTGGATAAGTTGAGTGTTGAAAAGGTTGATTTTCCCGATGACCCAGCCCGTTAGTTAGAGCCCATGAAGGTCAGACGGAGCGTGTAGACAGTAGTCATGCACTAACATCAACGGTTCATCGTTGGCCATGTCAAGGTCTGCAACTGCGTAGACAGCAACAATAAACGATGATGACAGATAAGACGGCCGTCGGGCTCTGCGGGTACAACCAATCCTCCGATCGATACCTGATTCCGTCTAAGTCGGTCAAAAATAAGAAGTGCAACAACAGCCATTGGAGTGCATGACTTGTGACACACTTATTTGTGTCGTGGCCAAGTGAACAGGCCAACTCAGCTGTTTCCCTCAGAAGAACATTTCACATGTAGAATCGTTTCCTCGTCGTTCAAGTTAAAGGTGAGAAGCTTCAAAAAAATGGAATACAACTGGAAGCCCTCTAGCATCATGGGACTTGGTGTGGGAAATGGTTCGTGATCATAGTGATCATAAAGATCATGGCCCAAGCAATTGGATCGAAGTAATGATGTACGATGTCTGGATGCCATGGGACTGTTGCGGAGAAACCAAACCGGCTGTCCTTCAATATCGGCGCAGTACTTCGCCCGGCGTGGCTGCGGCCAAGAACTCGAACTTCTGGTTCTGGTCAAACAAGTTGCTGCGCCACTCGCGCCATCCGTCATTTTTCGACACCAAAGTAAGCCTACCGTTCTTTTAAGACGGTCTGCTGAAGTTTGTGTACTACCTAGTACAACGCCTGTAATCTTAGTACCATGTATTTCTGTAACCACCCTCGTCGTACACATCGTGCTCAAGCTTATGTATGTAACGTTAGCAATATGGCTAGAGAAGGTAGCAGCAATTTCAATTCAGAACAAACAAAAGAACCACTTCTGGCCGAAAACACATTCGTTCATAGGAGAGAAAACTTGGTTTGTTCGTTTCCTTAAGTTAGCTTTCGTAGTTGAAGGGTCGTCGCTCAACGGGTGGCTGGCTACTAGGTACATGTCATACACACCCCCTCACCTAACATATCATTTATTCCGGGACCATGATTGAATCTATCGTCGCAACCTCACTTACAAAAGTTGTGAAGTGTCGGTAGAGTCCGGGCAACTCCGATTGCGTGCCGAATTGATCACATGACGTCAGGATATGAGATGGAGACACGAGTGCGGGCAGCATCCGACAACGGAGATAAGGTCCCGGCCGTTCTTCTGGCTTCAACATTTTGAGAACAAGTTGACAGCTCTTTGGAGAAACTTGGAGGAACAACTTGTATGAAAGAAACCTTGGCGGTTCAACTACCACTTAACCAAAGCAAACACACAGTGACACGATGGCCGAACCCTCGAACAAGTCCTTCCTgatcgtcggcgccggcgtctttGGCGCCTCCACGGCGTTGCACCTCATCAGAGCGCACCCGGACGCCAGTGTgaccctcgtcgaccgcaACGCCTACGACGCGCCCATTCGCGTGGCCGCCTCGTGGGACTGGAACAAGGTCGTGCGCGCCGACTACCTCGACATCGAGTACATGCGGCTTACgctcgaggccaagaagcacTGGTCTGAGGACCCCCTCTGGAAGCCCTTTTACCACGAGAGTGGCGTCTACTGGGTCTCGCCCAGCAACTTTGCCGAGCGGATGCAGGAGAACTACAagcagctcggcgtcgactcgGGTCTCTTCTCCCTGTCTgtggacgaggccaagaggCAGTACGGCGGCATCTTCGCGGACGCCGACTTCACCGGCGTCAAGGAGGTGTTTGTGAACAAGAACAGCGGGTGgggcgaggccaaggaggcaCTGCAGAGAACGATTgaggaggccgtcaagcTGGGCGTCAAGTACGTCGAGGCGGAGATTGCAAAACTCGAGTTCGATGGCGGTGGTGCTGCAACAGGCGTGCAGacggtcgagggcgagtcCATCAAGGCGGCGCACGTTATCTTGTCCACGGGCGCTTACACGGCCAAGTTGCTGGCTGACAGCGCCCCTGAGCGGACTGAGCTCCATGCCGGGGACCGAtttgttgccgccgccgtgacCGAGGGCTTCACGCCTGTCACCGGAGAAAACGCCAAAGATCTGTACGACGGGCCGGTTGGTATCTCAACTGTACCTCCGTCGAGAGGTACGTCACGAACCGGCTGTGGACACGCAAGTTGTTTGTAAACCTCAAAAAACTGACATCAGCTTAGGTGCGAGCAACGGAAGCGTCCCCCACTCGAAAGACAAGACCCTCAAGTTCTGGGGCCAGATCATCTTCAGGAACACGCAGTCCCATCTGAACGGCAGCCGGTTCTCGGCCcccccgccggcctcggACTACGCGCAGCTCGATGTGCCCAAGACGCTGAGAGACGACGTGGACTACGCCGGCAAGAGTCTCTTCGGCAAGAACAGTGCCGATTTCAAGAACGAGAACTACCGTATCTGCTGGTACGTCCCGGAATGGATAGACGTTGCTCAAACGTGAGACATGGGTACTAACATCGCAAATAGGGAGGCCGTGACGCCCGACGAAGACTTCATCATCTCCCCGCACTCTGCGAGCAAGAATTTGTACGTTGCCACCTGCGGATCCTTCCACGGCTGGAAGTTTCTGCCCATCCTGGGCAAGTATGTGGTGCAGATGCTCGAGGGGTCTctggaggagaagctggccaagaagTGGTCGTGGGACAGATCGTTCCCTACTCCAACTCACAGGGCGTGGCCTAGGAGGGAGCTTAGTGATTTACAGTAGGGGTCACAAGGATGGGCAGCGGAAGATGGATAGGTGAATGGTAGAAGCTGTCCAGTTGTTAACCAGCCAGTACTACTGGACATATGGCGTTGCCGCAAACGTGGCCCTGTTTGGGTATCACACATCTGTTTCCCGGTTCCACCTATCTCCAAGTTACCTTTCCCAGACCAATTCTCGGCAAACTTTCCCCTGGTATCTGACTCGCCACCAGCGTCTCGCAGACGAGGTGACAGTCGTTGAGCGAGACGACTGGCGGTAGAAATAGAAGGCCCAGCAGCATTTCAAAGCTAGTCCAACGAACCCGGAGGGCTCTCTTCAAGGACCGGACAAGCAACAAAGAAAGACTTCATCTGTAGCCGTTTAAGGGCACCGGTTTGCCCATGGCCATCCTGCTTGCCTTGGACTGGGATCTTGCCGTGAATTAGATCAAACACGTCGGCTTCGGTGGCGGCGCTCGCTTATGCTCGCTATCCTCCAACCACTTGTGCATGACGAGAGCAGTGGAATCGCAACAATACCTATATTCATGCGTCTGTGAGTCTAAGCCGAGGAGAACCGGCCTTCCATACACGGCTTAATCCGTGTTCCACACTACTCCTTGCACTTTACTTCCTAGTACAAATTTCTGGCAACAAATGCGCTTCTTGGGGGTTTGAACACGCCTGAGCAACTGATAGAAGATATTGCTGCCTCGTCAACTCGAGAGACTGCTTGCTAATCTCAAATGCCCATTTTGCATAGATTACCGTGATAACCCCGAATACGAAACTGCTGACCGTTAACCCCGCAACGAACACGGCGATCCAAAAGTTGACGGATTCTAGCATGTTGGGCCGGTCTCTGTCGGGAAAAAGCTGCCGGATCCCATCCCGCGGCCCTTGTAACACACTTGACAGCTCTTCGAGCCGTTTGTTCCATCGCGGGTAGGCCAACAGGTCTAGCCTTCGCTCCCGCCCGCAGAAGCCGAGGCTGTAGAACTGCTGAGCCTGCTTAGCCAGAAAGGATTTTGTCGGTGCGTCGTCGTATGGGAATAGCAGGTTGAGGGTATCTAGGGCCTCGCCAACCAGGTCCATAGGCAAGACACATTCCTCAGGTGATTGAAGATGCGAAGCTAGCCAGAGTTTGTGCTGGTAGATGGAGACCACTTTTGTCTTCCAGTTGATCGCGAGGTGTTCGTCCAGGTGGTTGGTCCAGTCAACGTGAAACCCGTAGTTTACCGTCAGATAGCTCATGGTCAGCTTTGAGTCGACTGTGTGGGATTTCATCTCGATATCTTGTGGCGATCGCGGTTCATTGAACCTTTGCCTCAGGACGTCCCGCAAGGAGGCGCCATCTTCCCACACAATGAGCGCTGCATCTGTCAAAGCCTGGTCCCGGGCGACGGCAACATTTGTCGTTGCGCACAATGAGGCCGCAAAACATGCGGTTAGCTGCACTGATTCCCTGCTGCACTCGTGCCAGTGGCCGGCCTTGAAGTCATCCATGACATCATCGCGTGATTTGTTGCTAGACCGGCGGACTGCTCCGGTTATCTCGGGTATCATGGCCGCCGCGTCAAGCAAGTAGAGGTCGGGTTGGTAGTTGAACCGGCCCTGGACCTCTCGCACATAGGTCGCGAGCCGGGTATACTGGTTGGGCTCGTAAAAGTCGGCTGCCAAAGCAGGCCAGACGGCATGGCAGATTCGGATGTCGTACTTTGAATGTTCGGCATTTCGAGGCCATGACATTAGCTCCATTAGGCTGCTGGAAAAGATACTGCCGAGACTAAAATTGGTGAATCTTATTTGAGTTCCGGGAACAAGCCGATTTCTTCCCGGTGTCCTTCAGATCGGAGTTGTTTCGATCGTGAGCTGTTGGACATTCGACCGCTGTTGAAGGCCTCTCTTTTGGTAAGGCTCTGTAGCAGCCCAGTGGCGTAGGGATGGGAATATTATATTGCGAAGTACTTGGGTTCGTCTACTTGGGAATAGATGCAGCCACAGGGGGCTGTGCAAAGCCTCTGAGCCAGGCAGACTCTTGATGGTTGGTTTGCATTCTGCCACGTCAAGGCATAGCACCATGCAGCTTACACCTAAAGGAGGGTTCAACAGTGAAATATCCGACCAAAGCCACCTTCACGTCAGACTCCCTCAATAGAAAGCCATACGCTGAATTCGTCCCATTTCCCTTTCTCCCAGTTCCTCTCACCCCACCCCTCTAGCGTACTGCCCAAATGATGATGGCAATACCCCGATCCCATATCCCACCAACGCATCCTACCAATCTCATTTACCTCGGCACCACCAGCTCAACAATGAAATATTTGGACAAGCTGAGATATCGAGAAACTGTCTTCCGAAAGCTCCATGGAACCGCCGCAGAGGACAAGGGCAAAGCCGTTGCTGATGCTGTTCCACAAGACAACATCATATCTCTCGACAATGGGTCCGATAAGCACGACGTCATCTCTGTCGATACCTCCGATTGCATGGCGCAAGTGGCAGAAAGCAACAGCACTCCGACGGGCGGAAGCAGCTCCACAAGTCCATCAGTCACAACAACGTCAACAAACGCTTCCTTGCCCTCTAAAAGCTCTTCGAGTTCGCAGGGTGAAAGATCAGAGGATAAGCTCCAACCAAGCCCAGTCGAACCGCATCCAATAGGTGCTATCAGCACCTTCGATCTGCATCCACCAAGTTCATCGGTTGAGGAGCCGTGCTCTGCTGGCTCAACACGGCTCCATACCGAGGCGAGCAGTCTCCGATCATTTGTTATTCCATCGCGGAAAGTTTATCAATACCACAAGACGAATGTCTGGTGCGGAAAACCTGCACAGGTCCCCGTCCCAGAGGAACTTCGAACCCGCTGGGACAAGGAAGGAGGTCTCAGAGACAGACTCATGCTGGATCTGCAATCCGTACGGCATAacatgaagaagaagagggcaaGCATGCTTCCTCGGGAACGAGAATTCGTCACGGAACTTCGAATGTCGGGACATGCCAGCGGCTCCCCACCTCGTTCAGTCACGTTGTATCCTTGCATCTGGATACTGTGCGGAAGCAGTTTGTGCAAGAAGTTCATCGTCAAAGCCCTCAAAGATCTATCTTGGACGGCGAGCTTCATCGACAGTCCCATCGAAGTGCACGTAGGCGGTCCCGTTTATGCAGCCGCTCAATCTCCTATCCCGCTCTCGCAACTACAGCTCGACGCGTACAGCAGGGATAGCCTAGACTTTGCAGGACACAAAATCTTGTACCATGTGGAGTTTGGGGTAAGATCTACCTTCGGGCTTCTGTGTTGTGCTACGCTTCTTCGGGATGGCGAAATCATTGACCAACAAACATCCCGCATTGGAGGTTTCCTACCCAGAACAGCCATGACGACTGCCCATGGAATCCTCGATCGCCTTTTTCAAGATCAGGAACATAGCATTCCTCCAGGTGTCGAAGACAATGGCTCGGCATGTTCAATTCCTACATCGAGCGGCTCTATATCTCCTTCCGACATGGGCCCTCATTCGGACTCTGACCTTGAATCCGAGGCGGACCCTGCTTCTGATTCTACCTCTAGCAATCTCCATGACCCAGACGAAAACGAAACACATCTCCTGGGATTCAGAGATCCTTCGACAGTGGCGCATTGGACCCCATTACCATTCGTAGGATCCAGCTTCATGGGGAACATCATAAGCCATCGGAGCAAGAGTTTTTGGTCCTCTAAGATGGTTGATTATGCACTCCTAGATCTCTCACAACCTGGTCTTCAATTATATAGTGGGAATTACGACGGAACTGACCGAGTCGTATATTTCACGAGTAATGCAGACCTATCGCCTGGACCAGTTTCGTTATTATTCGGCGACAACTTCATGAATGAAGGGAGGCTCCTTGCGGAGACACAGCTGATGTCAATCTCGGGAGAATTCCTGCCGACGCGGAAAGTTCAACTTTCGGCTCCGCTTGGTGAGTTGACCTTTAACAAGAAACCAGGCATCTCATGCAAAGTGTGCTAGGGTTCTAACGATTTTCACAGCACCTGGGACCTCGGGGACGTGGTTGGTCAGAGACATGTCTCTTTGCGGGATGATCATTGCAAGATATCCCGGAGAGCCTCTGGCCTTGTTCGTCACGGCGGAAGACATCTTGCAGGACATCTCGACgtctttccccttccttaGTTCTTTTAGCCTTCATCCGGTAATACACTCAGTCCGAACCGATTTTGAGATCGATGACTACCGTACTCGGCCGACAAAAAAAGCTCGTTTTCGGGACGATGGTGCCCAGGACAAAACAATCTCAGCTTCCAAACTTGACTCAAGTTTCACTCAACAAGCTTTGAATACATTGGTTCCTGGACAACCTCCTTCGTTACACTTCATCATGAGCCC from Colletotrichum higginsianum IMI 349063 chromosome 3, whole genome shotgun sequence includes the following:
- a CDS encoding FAD dependent oxidoreductase, which codes for MAEPSNKSFLIVGAGVFGASTALHLIRAHPDASVTLVDRNAYDAPIRVAASWDWNKVVRADYLDIEYMRLTLEAKKHWSEDPLWKPFYHESGVYWVSPSNFAERMQENYKQLGVDSGLFSLSVDEAKRQYGGIFADADFTGVKEVFVNKNSGWGEAKEALQRTIEEAVKLGVKYVEAEIAKLEFDGGGAATGVQTVEGESIKAAHVILSTGAYTAKLLADSAPERTELHAGDRFVAAAVTEGFTPVTGENAKDLYDGPVGISTVPPSRGASNGSVPHSKDKTLKFWGQIIFRNTQSHLNGSRFSAPPPASDYAQLDVPKTLRDDVDYAGKSLFGKNSADFKNENYRICWEAVTPDEDFIISPHSASKNLYVATCGSFHGWKFLPILGKYVVQMLEGSLEEKLAKKWSWDRSFPTPTHRAWPRRELSDLQ